Proteins encoded together in one Longimicrobiaceae bacterium window:
- a CDS encoding archaemetzincin — translation MPDRAERRGLELVPVGGAGEGLLEWLGRELDRVFGTRSFRGPPLPLLDAWRDPETGQLRSGDVVDALVARADALRSDGSRLWSLALADADLGAPGRTFVFGEATVRGCCAVVSLARLADPGENPGSPRLRARLLAEATHELGHVAGLEHCDRGACAMTPTATVEEVDRRGGELCARCMSLLRGAAPIRSA, via the coding sequence GTGCCGGATAGGGCGGAGCGGCGCGGCCTGGAGCTCGTTCCCGTGGGCGGGGCGGGGGAGGGGCTCCTGGAGTGGCTGGGGCGCGAGCTGGACCGGGTGTTCGGCACCCGCTCCTTCCGCGGTCCCCCGCTCCCCCTGCTGGACGCGTGGCGCGACCCGGAGACGGGGCAGCTCCGCTCCGGCGACGTGGTGGACGCGCTGGTCGCCCGCGCCGACGCCCTCCGCTCCGACGGGTCGCGCCTCTGGTCGCTCGCCCTGGCCGATGCGGACCTGGGCGCGCCGGGGCGCACCTTCGTCTTCGGCGAAGCCACGGTGCGCGGGTGCTGCGCCGTCGTGAGCCTTGCTCGCCTGGCCGACCCCGGCGAGAACCCCGGCTCCCCCCGCCTCCGGGCGCGCCTCCTGGCGGAGGCCACGCACGAGCTGGGGCACGTGGCGGGGCTGGAGCACTGCGACCGTGGGGCGTGCGCAATGACCCCCACCGCCACCGTCGAGGAGGTGGATCGGCGGGGCGGCGAGCTCTGCGCCCGGTGCATGTCGCTGCTCCGCGGCGCGGCGCCGATTCGTTCCGCTTGA
- a CDS encoding ANTAR domain-containing protein — MDILLAGGRSAEAAALRASMESLGHRVFGPAPGAREAAALLRSRRPSVAVLVLEEAAGAAEVGAACPLPLVLVLPRRDPAIVERTAGLAVFACLVEPVAEEQIGPALRLALARWDEMSALRVRVAELARRVEQRGAVERAKGILMEVRGISEGDAYRLLRRESQNLRKSMAEVAGTVVAMEGVFRARAGAAPRPEPARTEACAG, encoded by the coding sequence ATGGACATCCTGCTGGCGGGCGGGCGCTCCGCGGAGGCGGCCGCGCTCCGTGCCTCGATGGAGTCGCTGGGGCACCGGGTCTTCGGGCCCGCGCCGGGAGCGCGCGAGGCGGCGGCGCTCCTGCGCTCCCGGCGCCCATCGGTGGCGGTGCTGGTGCTGGAGGAAGCGGCGGGCGCGGCCGAGGTCGGCGCGGCGTGCCCTCTCCCGCTCGTGCTGGTGCTCCCGCGGCGGGACCCGGCCATCGTGGAGCGCACCGCCGGGCTGGCGGTGTTCGCGTGCCTGGTGGAGCCGGTGGCGGAGGAGCAGATCGGGCCGGCGCTGCGTCTGGCCCTCGCCCGCTGGGACGAGATGTCCGCGCTCCGCGTCCGGGTGGCCGAGCTCGCCCGGCGCGTGGAGCAGCGCGGCGCCGTGGAGCGCGCCAAGGGGATCCTGATGGAGGTGCGCGGGATCTCCGAGGGCGACGCCTACCGGCTGCTGCGCCGCGAAAGCCAGAACCTGCGCAAGTCGATGGCCGAGGTGGCGGGCACGGTGGTGGCGATGGAGGGGGTCTTCCGCGCCCGGGCGGGTGCCGCGCCCCGGCCGGAGCCCGCGCGCACGGAGGCGTGTGCCGGATAG